In the genome of Streptomyces sp. V2I9, one region contains:
- the pafA gene encoding Pup--protein ligase produces MDRRIFGLENEYGVTCTFRGQRRLSPDEVARYLFRRVVSWGRSSNVFLRNGARLYLDVGSHPEYATPECDNVTELVTHDKAGERILEGLLVDAERRLHEEGIAGDVYLFKNNTDSAGNSYGCHENYLVARHGEFSRLADILIPFLVTRQLICGAGKVLQTPRGAVYCVSQRAEHIWEGVSSATTRSRPIINTRDEPHADAERYRRLHVIVGDSNMSETTMLLKVGATDLVLRMIEAGTVMRDLTLENPIRAIREVSHDLTGRRKVRLASGREASAIEIQREYYEKAVDFVERRGIRTGTVDQVLELWGRTLDAVEAEDLDRIDTEIDWVMKYKLIERYRAKHNMTMSNPRVAQIDLAYHDIHRRRGLFYLLERKGQTARICNDLKIFEGKSVPPQTTRARLRGDFIRRAQEQRRDFTVDWVHLKLNDQAQRTVLCKDPFRSVDERVEKLIAGM; encoded by the coding sequence ATGGACCGCCGCATTTTCGGGCTGGAGAACGAGTACGGCGTCACGTGCACGTTCAGGGGACAGCGCCGACTGTCACCTGACGAAGTGGCGCGCTACCTCTTCCGCCGTGTTGTGTCATGGGGCCGCAGCAGCAACGTCTTTCTGCGGAACGGCGCCCGCCTCTACCTCGACGTGGGATCGCATCCGGAATACGCGACACCCGAGTGCGACAACGTGACCGAACTGGTCACGCACGACAAGGCGGGCGAGCGCATTCTGGAAGGCCTGCTCGTCGACGCCGAACGCCGCCTGCACGAGGAGGGAATCGCGGGCGACGTCTATCTCTTCAAGAACAACACCGACTCGGCGGGAAACTCCTACGGCTGCCACGAGAACTACCTCGTGGCCCGGCACGGGGAATTCTCCCGACTCGCGGACATCCTCATTCCGTTCCTCGTCACCCGGCAGCTGATCTGCGGCGCGGGCAAGGTGCTCCAGACCCCGCGCGGCGCGGTCTACTGCGTCAGCCAGCGCGCCGAGCACATCTGGGAGGGCGTCAGCTCCGCGACGACCCGCTCCCGGCCGATCATCAACACCCGCGACGAACCGCACGCCGACGCCGAGCGGTACCGCCGCCTCCACGTCATCGTCGGTGACTCGAACATGTCCGAGACGACCATGCTGCTCAAGGTCGGCGCCACCGACCTGGTGCTCCGCATGATCGAGGCGGGCACGGTGATGCGCGACCTCACCCTGGAGAACCCGATCCGGGCGATCCGCGAGGTCAGCCACGACCTCACCGGCCGCCGCAAGGTGCGCCTGGCCAGCGGCCGGGAGGCATCGGCCATCGAGATCCAGCGGGAGTACTACGAGAAGGCCGTCGACTTCGTCGAGCGCCGGGGCATCCGCACCGGCACCGTCGACCAGGTCCTGGAGCTGTGGGGCCGCACCCTCGACGCGGTCGAGGCCGAGGACCTCGACCGGATCGACACCGAGATCGACTGGGTCATGAAGTACAAGCTCATCGAGCGGTACCGGGCCAAGCACAACATGACCATGTCGAATCCGCGGGTCGCCCAGATAGACCTCGCCTACCACGACATCCACCGCCGCCGCGGGCTTTTCTACCTCCTGGAGAGGAAGGGGCAGACCGCCCGCATCTGCAACGACCTGAAGATCTTCGAGGGCAAGTCGGTGCCCCCGCAGACCACCCGGGCGCGGCTGCGCGGCGATTTCATCCGCCGGGCACAGGAGCAGCGCAGGGACTTCACCGTCGACTGGGTCCACCTCAAGCTCAACGACCAGGCCCAGCGCACGGTCCTGTGCAAGGACCCGTTCCGTTCCGTGGACGAGCGGGTGGAGAAGCTGATCGCCGGCATGTGA
- a CDS encoding FKBP-type peptidyl-prolyl cis-trans isomerase, with translation MNPTKTARYAAALVVPALLFTAACGSDSKDDDAPKSGPVGKVSGAFGSEPKIEVPKGAKAADEIVVDEVSTGDGAEVKKGDIVRLDFAGNIKALGSTWAKGQNAAPKAPRAQVVQEAGQQGQMLPTKVADALVGHKVGSRIQVEGTAKAIVGEQLNPQSGIKPSDPLVWVVDIVNAKKVDKKGEAKGEQAAAEAGMPEVKAASQKAATITIPKGEKAPKELKEQVLIKGDGAEVKAGEGLVVQYTGVKWEDGEKFDSSWDHGGASAFPIGVNGVIQGWDKGLVGKHVGDRVLLTIPPNQAYGADPSHQLAKNNLVFVVDILDTV, from the coding sequence ATGAACCCCACGAAGACTGCCCGGTACGCCGCCGCACTGGTCGTGCCCGCCCTCCTGTTCACCGCCGCCTGCGGGTCCGACTCCAAGGACGACGACGCGCCGAAGTCGGGACCCGTCGGGAAGGTGTCCGGAGCGTTCGGATCCGAGCCCAAGATCGAGGTGCCCAAGGGCGCCAAGGCGGCCGACGAGATCGTGGTGGACGAGGTGTCCACCGGTGACGGCGCCGAGGTGAAGAAGGGCGACATCGTCCGCCTGGACTTCGCCGGAAACATCAAGGCGCTCGGCTCCACCTGGGCCAAGGGGCAGAACGCCGCCCCGAAGGCCCCGCGCGCCCAGGTCGTGCAGGAAGCCGGTCAGCAGGGACAGATGCTGCCGACCAAGGTCGCGGACGCGCTGGTGGGCCACAAGGTCGGCAGCCGGATCCAGGTCGAGGGCACGGCCAAGGCGATCGTCGGAGAGCAGCTGAACCCGCAGTCGGGGATCAAGCCCTCCGACCCGCTGGTCTGGGTCGTCGACATCGTCAACGCCAAGAAGGTCGACAAGAAGGGCGAGGCGAAGGGGGAGCAGGCCGCGGCCGAGGCCGGGATGCCCGAGGTGAAGGCGGCGTCGCAGAAGGCCGCGACGATCACCATCCCCAAGGGCGAGAAGGCCCCCAAGGAGCTCAAGGAGCAGGTGCTGATCAAGGGTGACGGGGCCGAGGTCAAGGCCGGCGAGGGCCTGGTCGTCCAGTACACCGGCGTGAAGTGGGAGGACGGCGAGAAGTTCGACTCCTCCTGGGACCACGGCGGCGCGAGCGCCTTCCCGATCGGCGTCAACGGCGTCATCCAGGGCTGGGACAAGGGGCTGGTCGGCAAGCACGTCGGCGACCGCGTCCTGCTGACGATCCCGCCCAACCAGGCCTACGGCGCCGACCCCTCGCACCAGCTGGCCAAGAACAACCTGGTCTTCGTCGTCGACATCCTCGACACCGTCTGA